Genomic segment of Synechococcales cyanobacterium T60_A2020_003:
ATACTCCCAAGATTGGGATATTTAAAGGAGCGATCGCTTCTTTGAGTAAGGCGAGATGGCGATCGCTCCCGACTCGATTCAGCACTACCCCGGCGATCGTTAGGCGGGGATCAAAGGATCGATAGCCGTGGATAATGGCAGCAACCGATCGGGACAGACGGCTACAGTCCAAAACCAGCGCAACCGGAAGATTCAGCAATCGCGCAATGTGGGCTGTGCTTGCCGTTTCACTTGCCCCGGCTCCATCAAATAAACCCATCACCCCTTCGACGATCGCATAGGCAGCCGTACTCGCATGATGGGCAAAGCAAGTGCGGACGTAATCCTCGGAGGTCAAGACCGGATCGAGATTACGGCAGGGAAGTCCGGTGATGCGCTGATGAAACATCGGATCAATGTAATCCGGCCCCACTTTAAAGGATTGAACTCTCTGCGAGGAGGGCGATCGCCGCTGAGCCAATGCCGCCAACAACGCCAACGTTACCGTTGTTTTACCCGATCCACTGCGATCGCCCGCAATCACTAATGCCACGGCCTAACATTTCCCACTCAGCTTTCGGATCATAAGCGACTGTCGGCTTTTCGGCATACCCAGCATTAACGGGCAAAGGTGCGCCGCCAACGATTCACTTGTAGTTCTCCCAAATGCGCCAGGGTTTGCGATTGACTGAGCTGTTCCTGCAAGGCTACAACCTCTTGTTGAAGGCGATCATGGGCAGTTTGGAGGGTTTGGGTATTTAAACGCTGCATCGATAATTCATGCTGAGCATCGTGTAATTGCTGTTGCAGTGCTGATTTTTCCGATTGCCAGGAATCCTGCATGTCCGTCAAATTAGCAATTTTTTGGTGAAGATGATTCAGCGCTTCGGTGTACTCTGTGTCTTTTTGCTGGAGCTGGGCTTGGAGTTGGGCGATCGCCTTTCCGTTCTCCTCAGCTTGAGTATCCAATTTCATCGTTAGGGTCGCCACTGACGTTTCTAGTTTCGCAGCTTCTTTTTGGAGTTTGGTGTGGGCTTTCTTCAGCACTGCATACTCCTCCACTTGAGCTTCCAGCGCTTGAATTTGGGTTTTGTGGGCGATCGCCTCTTGCTCCAAAGTCTGGCACTGCTGATCCGAGGTCGTTTTCGCATCTTGAGCCGTCTTCAGATCTGCCTGTAGAGCTGCGATCTGGTGCTTCAAGTCCTCAAGTTGAGCCTGTAGCGCTTTATTCTCCTCCTGTTGAACGGCAATTTGCCGATCGCGTTCGTGGATCAATGCCTGGAAATCGGGTGAAGCAGATGGAGCAGGCGCTGCCACCGATGCTTGAGGGGGGGCGATCGCTGCTTCTGCTGGGGGTGTTTCTCGTTTTTCTGGAGCGCTTTCGGGCGTTGAAGTCGGAGACGACGATACCGACGCTGAACCCCGTTTAGCCGTCGATGACGACTGGGTTGCCACACGGTTTTGAGCCGTCGAACCTGCCGATTTAGGTTGTCTTCGTTTTGCCATAACCATCCTCCTTGAAGCATCTAAAATTTAATTCGTTCAGCATACAGTAGGGCTGGAAGTCCTCGGTAAAACTTGACATTTTCTACAATCTTGCGTTGCATATAATGGCTGAGGGTTACGAAATCTCACAAAACGTTAACTAACGATCACCCAGTAGGAGGGATGCGCGTGCAGGTATTAGAGACAGTGGCCGGACGGTCGGTTGAAGATGTATTGGCAATTACCCGATCGATTGGCTGGGGGGCTGCCGACATTTTGCGCGCCTTCTACCGTGGAGAAGCGCCCGATGGTGCAGAACTGGATGTTCACGAAAAGAAAGATGGCCCGATTACCGCTGCGGACTTAGCGGCCAACCATTACATTCTGGATCACCTCACAGACGCCTTAGGTCACGACAGCTTTGGCTATCTCAGCGAAGAAACTTACAAAGCCAAAGGAAAGCAAGAACCGTTTCCCGATCCGTGGCTGTGGATCATTGATCCCCTAGACGGAACTCGTGACTTTATTGATAAGACTGGAGAGTACGCACTGCATATTGCGCTGACCCATCTCGGTCGTCCGGTTCTAACCGTGGTTGTTTGTCCCGAACTGGAAAAACTCTACTTTGCGTCCCTGGGCAACGGTGCGTTTGTAGAAACTCCAGACGGCACTGTAAAGCAATTAACTGTTTCCGATCGCTCAAATCCTGAAGATCTCGTGGTCGTGGTCAGCCGCACCCACCGAGACGAGCGGTTTAACAATTTGCTTAAGCAGTTGCCCTGCCCGAAACAGCTTGCGGTGGGTAGTGTGGGTGGCAAGGTTGCGGCGTTGGTGGATCAGCGGGCGGATATCTACATTTCCCTATCGGGGAAGTCGGCTCCTAAGGATTGGGATATGGCGGCTCCTGAGCTGATTCTGACGGAAGCAGGCGGGAAATTCACCTACCTAGATGGTTCACCGTTGCAGTACAACCGGGGAGATGTGAATCAGTGGGGATGCCTGATTGCCAGCAATGGGCATTATCACGAGTCACTGCTTAAAGAGGCCGCCGAGATTTTAGAAAAAATTGACGCAGGCGTGAAGTAGAGACGGATTGAGCCGATAGATCTTCCTTAAAGATCAGGGTTTCGTTGCAAAACCCGCTTCTAGCGTATACCTCTGTTTCTCCAATAGGTACGGGCGGGTTTAGCCGATCGCTTTTGCTTACTATCAGGGTTTCGTTGCAAAACCCGCCCCTGGCGGTATACATCTATTCCCCATAGATACGGGCGGATTTAGCCGATAATTCTTGCCAAATCTTATGATTTCACCATAAAATCCGCCCCTACATACCTAACATTGAATTCATCCAGGTGAATGCTCCTTACAAAATCTGAACAATTTTCTCCGAAGATAGAAGAAATTTCGCGTAGATATTGCTAGAACCCTTGTCAACCTTCAAGGCTTAACCCAAATTTTACCCCGTCTTGGAGTTCAGCTTTGATAAGCTGAGGATGCCGCGCAAGGAATACGACCTCCGAACGATGCATAAGCTTCTCTCTGGTGCGTTGAGTGTTGAACGGTTAACGATTGAG
This window contains:
- a CDS encoding 3'(2'),5'-bisphosphate nucleotidase CysQ, which produces MRVQVLETVAGRSVEDVLAITRSIGWGAADILRAFYRGEAPDGAELDVHEKKDGPITAADLAANHYILDHLTDALGHDSFGYLSEETYKAKGKQEPFPDPWLWIIDPLDGTRDFIDKTGEYALHIALTHLGRPVLTVVVCPELEKLYFASLGNGAFVETPDGTVKQLTVSDRSNPEDLVVVVSRTHRDERFNNLLKQLPCPKQLAVGSVGGKVAALVDQRADIYISLSGKSAPKDWDMAAPELILTEAGGKFTYLDGSPLQYNRGDVNQWGCLIASNGHYHESLLKEAAEILEKIDAGVK